One Clostridia bacterium DNA window includes the following coding sequences:
- a CDS encoding ABC transporter ATP-binding protein/permease — protein MLKLVGITKEYPLGNEEKAVALKGIDLEFRRKEFVSVLGHSGCGKTTLLNIIGGLDRYTTGDLFINGVSTKRYKDKDWDTYRNHSVGFVFQTYNLIMHLTVIENVELALTLVGVDRKERHERARQALEAVGLKGEENKRPNQLSGGQMQRVAIARAIINNPEILLADEPTGALDSDTSVQIMDILAELSKDRLIIMVTHNPELAEQYSTRIVRLTDGKVVGDTNPFTEADAEAEAKETDEEEAAESGAQPDATDAAAEGKKESKVGFMSRRRRKKERDHTSMSYKSALLLSGKNLLTKRARTTLTAIAGSIGIIGIAIVLALSSGFSSYVNATAENSLSQYPLTIQGSSMSMSSLVSIFMGATLSGGEGYEAYPDTSEVSFNPIMGTILGHIEDIIGKNDIKGLKAYLDDNFNKDWGTVKYDYDITMHIYTDFDSQGALNYYKINPYAARVQDQLKAVIDVGEGTAASTVLGGLSKEDLVGMFNSYSSMFNVWDELSTDQKLLESQYELIGGSWPSSPTDVVLVVDKYNHIDDFVAFALGLSNPNDAGAVIAAGLDTEHPENNPLYNWAYTSEQLMEKLHYQLMLESSYYSFNEDTATWEFVPYLRLENDMTDAVKDLIEPTQNGVKNEDCRAVTLNVSGVIRMREGVSAGSINGNIAYTKDLVNYMMQTALSSDLLKAQRAMAVTYKGRGGDNSKADKIEYYMSGINAASPITGRTLLGTAEYYYADAEGGVETYHDTPRYTYAEGVTAADITFLEKSGTGITFESKWGQYGVGSEKRTGYDTFANSKMVYHKLVTTGDDDDYYGMSEADVVGELKNAEYCEWLHKLGYAIEEEPYSVSIFASSFENKDKILKLLDDYSETEGGSELHYNDTVGTLMSGITLIIQAITYVLIAFSSISLIVSSIMIAIITYTSVMERTKEIGILRSIGARKKDITRVFNSETFIIGLMSGLLASFVTWVLSIPVNAILYGYTKIAHLAVVAWWHPVLLVGLSVLLTAIAGFIPSRIAAHKDPVLALRSE, from the coding sequence ATGTTAAAACTTGTAGGAATTACCAAAGAGTATCCTTTGGGCAACGAGGAAAAAGCCGTCGCCCTCAAAGGGATAGATTTAGAGTTTAGAAGAAAAGAATTCGTGTCCGTTTTGGGACACTCCGGCTGCGGCAAAACCACCTTGCTCAATATCATCGGCGGGTTGGATCGCTACACCACCGGCGATTTGTTTATCAACGGCGTCAGCACCAAGCGTTACAAAGACAAGGATTGGGATACCTATCGCAATCACAGCGTGGGGTTCGTATTCCAGACCTACAATCTTATCATGCACCTCACCGTCATCGAAAACGTGGAGTTGGCGCTGACTTTGGTGGGCGTCGACCGCAAAGAGCGCCACGAGCGCGCGCGGCAGGCCTTGGAGGCCGTCGGGCTGAAAGGTGAGGAGAACAAGCGCCCCAACCAACTGTCGGGCGGTCAAATGCAACGCGTCGCCATCGCCCGCGCCATCATCAACAACCCCGAGATATTGCTGGCGGACGAGCCGACGGGCGCGTTGGATTCGGATACGAGCGTGCAGATCATGGATATCCTGGCCGAGCTCAGCAAGGACAGGCTTATCATTATGGTCACGCACAACCCCGAGTTGGCCGAGCAGTACAGCACGCGTATCGTGCGCTTGACCGACGGCAAAGTGGTGGGCGATACCAATCCCTTCACCGAGGCGGACGCCGAGGCCGAGGCCAAAGAGACGGACGAGGAAGAAGCGGCCGAGTCCGGGGCGCAACCCGACGCGACCGACGCCGCCGCCGAGGGCAAAAAGGAGAGCAAAGTCGGCTTTATGTCCCGCCGCCGCCGCAAAAAGGAGCGCGACCACACGAGCATGAGCTACAAGAGCGCCTTGCTCCTTTCGGGCAAGAACTTGCTCACCAAGCGGGCGCGTACCACCCTGACGGCCATCGCCGGCAGCATCGGCATCATCGGCATCGCCATCGTGCTGGCGCTGTCGTCGGGCTTCTCGAGTTACGTCAACGCCACGGCCGAGAACTCTTTGTCGCAATATCCGCTCACCATCCAAGGCTCGAGTATGAGCATGAGTTCCTTGGTCAGCATCTTCATGGGCGCCACCCTATCGGGTGGCGAGGGCTACGAGGCCTACCCCGATACGAGCGAAGTGTCCTTCAATCCCATCATGGGCACCATTTTGGGCCATATCGAGGATATCATCGGCAAGAACGATATCAAAGGGCTGAAGGCGTATTTGGACGACAACTTCAACAAGGATTGGGGTACGGTCAAATACGACTACGATATCACGATGCACATATACACCGACTTCGATTCGCAAGGGGCGCTCAACTACTACAAGATCAACCCCTATGCGGCGCGCGTGCAGGACCAGCTCAAAGCGGTCATAGATGTGGGCGAGGGTACGGCGGCCTCTACCGTGTTGGGCGGTCTGTCCAAAGAGGACCTCGTCGGTATGTTTAACAGTTACAGCAGTATGTTCAATGTGTGGGACGAGTTGTCCACCGACCAAAAACTCCTCGAATCGCAGTACGAACTTATCGGCGGCAGTTGGCCTTCGTCGCCCACCGACGTGGTGTTGGTGGTGGACAAATACAACCACATCGACGACTTCGTCGCGTTTGCATTGGGTCTTTCCAACCCCAACGACGCGGGCGCGGTCATCGCGGCGGGATTGGATACCGAACACCCCGAAAACAACCCCTTGTATAATTGGGCGTACACGTCCGAGCAGTTGATGGAGAAGTTGCACTATCAACTGATGCTCGAGAGCTCCTATTACAGTTTCAACGAGGATACCGCCACGTGGGAGTTCGTGCCCTATCTCCGCTTGGAGAACGATATGACCGACGCGGTCAAAGACCTTATCGAACCCACGCAGAACGGCGTCAAAAACGAGGATTGCCGCGCCGTCACCCTCAACGTGTCGGGCGTTATTCGTATGCGCGAGGGGGTTTCCGCCGGCTCCATCAACGGCAATATCGCCTACACCAAAGACCTCGTCAACTATATGATGCAGACCGCTTTGTCGAGCGATCTGCTCAAAGCGCAACGCGCGATGGCCGTCACCTACAAAGGTCGCGGCGGCGACAACAGCAAGGCAGACAAGATAGAATACTATATGTCCGGCATCAACGCGGCCTCTCCCATCACGGGGCGTACCCTGTTGGGTACGGCGGAGTACTACTACGCGGATGCGGAGGGCGGCGTCGAGACCTATCACGACACCCCGCGCTACACCTACGCCGAGGGCGTGACGGCGGCGGATATCACTTTCTTGGAGAAGAGCGGCACGGGCATCACCTTCGAGTCCAAGTGGGGACAGTACGGCGTCGGCAGTGAGAAGCGTACCGGCTACGATACGTTCGCCAATAGCAAGATGGTCTATCACAAATTGGTCACCACGGGCGACGACGACGATTACTACGGTATGTCCGAGGCGGACGTCGTGGGCGAACTCAAAAACGCCGAGTATTGCGAGTGGTTGCACAAGTTGGGCTACGCCATCGAGGAAGAGCCGTATTCGGTCAGCATCTTCGCTTCGAGTTTCGAGAACAAGGACAAGATCCTCAAACTGTTGGACGACTATTCCGAGACCGAGGGCGGCAGCGAGCTGCACTACAACGACACCGTGGGCACCTTGATGAGCGGCATCACCCTCATCATTCAGGCCATCACCTACGTGCTGATCGCGTTCTCCAGCATCTCCCTCATCGTGTCCTCTATCATGATCGCCATCATCACCTACACGTCCGTGATGGAACGCACCAAGGAGATAGGCATTTTGCGCTCCATCGGCGCGCGCAAGAAGGATATCACCCGCGTCTTCAACTCCGAGACCTTCATCATCGGCTTGATGAGCGGCCTGCTGGCGTCCTTCGTCACTTGGGTATTGTCCATTCCCGTCAACGCTATTTTGTACGGCTATACCAAGATAGCCCACCTCGCGGTGGTGGCTTGGTGGCACCCCGTGCTGTTGGTCGGTCTATCCGTTTTGTTGACGGCGATCGCAGGGTTTATTCCGTCGAGGATTGCGGCCCACAAAGACCCGGTTCTCGCGCTGAGGAGCGAATAA
- a CDS encoding sodium:solute symporter → MEALLAAARSTGGIVLMAVMIVLFFGVMVYVGIYCRRKAKDVNGFVLGGRSVGPWLTAFTYGTSYFSAVIFIGYAGQFGYLFGVASTWIGIGNAIIGSLLAWVILGRRTRVMTQYLDTKTMPEFFGKRFDSNALKIVSAVIVFVFLIPYTASLFNGLSRLFTVAFGFSNENLAYIIIVLIMAVLTGVYVLVGGYMATAINDFIQGIIMLVGIVAVIAVALNANGGLTGSMEALVGAADADGLAGWKYTSFFGAMPVFLFFVIILTSLGTWGLPQMVNKFYAIKSENDIRKGTIISTVFAIIVAGGCYFLGGFGHLFVPTAEFTAYDAIVPTILDKTIRSDFLMGIVVILVLSASMSTLSSLVLTSSSTLTLDLIKGHIVKKERMTEQRQMIIMRVLLACFIAVSAAIAIVQKLYNVSTIAQLMGVSWGALAGAFLAPFLYGLYSKKITKASVWASFAVGVSISIFSFVCSLTKATFMTATLSSGETLNFANAVVMGAIAMIAGLIVVPLVSLCTYRYEVKKGKLDTARMDAVFSCFQGTVTVRRKDSLGTVEVADETIADVAGAETPVLVEADETTAAETAETPAADTPDEE, encoded by the coding sequence ATGGAAGCATTATTAGCGGCAGCGCGTTCTACGGGCGGCATCGTCCTCATGGCGGTGATGATCGTCCTGTTTTTCGGCGTGATGGTCTACGTGGGCATTTATTGCCGCCGCAAGGCCAAGGACGTCAACGGGTTCGTGTTGGGCGGCCGAAGCGTAGGCCCGTGGCTCACGGCCTTTACCTATGGTACGTCCTATTTCAGCGCGGTCATTTTCATCGGTTACGCGGGGCAGTTCGGCTATTTGTTCGGCGTGGCCAGCACCTGGATAGGCATAGGCAACGCCATCATCGGTTCTCTGTTGGCGTGGGTTATACTGGGTAGGCGCACGCGCGTTATGACGCAGTATTTGGACACCAAGACCATGCCCGAGTTTTTCGGCAAACGCTTCGACTCCAACGCGCTCAAAATCGTGTCGGCCGTCATCGTGTTCGTCTTCCTCATTCCCTACACCGCGTCCTTGTTCAACGGCTTGTCCCGTTTGTTCACGGTGGCGTTCGGGTTCTCCAACGAAAATCTCGCCTATATCATCATCGTCCTCATTATGGCGGTGCTGACGGGCGTCTACGTGTTGGTGGGCGGCTATATGGCCACGGCCATCAACGACTTCATACAGGGCATCATTATGCTCGTAGGCATCGTGGCGGTCATCGCCGTCGCCCTCAACGCCAACGGCGGCCTTACGGGCAGTATGGAAGCGCTGGTCGGAGCGGCCGACGCGGACGGTCTGGCCGGGTGGAAGTACACGTCCTTCTTCGGCGCAATGCCCGTATTTTTGTTCTTCGTCATCATTCTCACGTCCTTGGGCACTTGGGGCCTGCCGCAGATGGTCAACAAGTTCTACGCCATCAAGAGCGAGAACGACATTCGCAAAGGCACCATCATTTCCACCGTGTTCGCCATCATCGTGGCGGGCGGTTGCTACTTCCTCGGCGGCTTCGGCCACCTCTTCGTACCGACGGCCGAGTTCACGGCGTACGACGCCATCGTGCCCACCATTTTGGACAAGACCATTCGGTCGGACTTCCTCATGGGCATCGTGGTCATTTTGGTCTTGTCGGCCAGCATGTCCACCTTGTCGAGCCTGGTGCTCACCTCGTCTTCTACGTTGACGCTGGACCTCATCAAGGGGCATATCGTCAAAAAGGAGCGCATGACCGAGCAGCGGCAGATGATCATTATGCGCGTGCTGCTGGCGTGCTTCATCGCCGTGTCGGCGGCCATCGCCATCGTGCAGAAACTCTACAACGTGTCTACCATCGCCCAGTTGATGGGCGTCAGTTGGGGCGCGTTGGCGGGTGCGTTTCTCGCTCCCTTCCTGTACGGTTTGTACAGCAAAAAGATAACGAAGGCTTCGGTATGGGCTTCTTTCGCGGTGGGCGTCAGCATCAGCATTTTCTCCTTCGTGTGCAGTCTTACCAAGGCGACCTTTATGACGGCCACTTTGTCCTCGGGCGAAACGCTCAATTTCGCCAACGCCGTGGTGATGGGCGCCATCGCGATGATAGCGGGGCTTATCGTCGTGCCTTTGGTCAGTCTGTGCACCTACCGCTACGAGGTCAAGAAGGGTAAGTTGGACACGGCGCGTATGGACGCCGTCTTCTCCTGCTTCCAAGGTACGGTCACCGTGCGCCGCAAGGATTCTTTGGGCACGGTGGAAGTGGCCGACGAAACCATCGCCGACGTGGCCGGCGCAGAGACGCCCGTATTGGTCGAAGCGGACGAAACGACCGCTGCCGAGACCGCCGAAACGCCCGCCGCCGACACGCCCGACGAGGAGTAG
- the rpsJ gene encoding 30S ribosomal protein S10, with protein sequence MAEKTLRIKLKAYDHDLVDEVAKKIVDVVTANGAKISGPIPLPTDKEVITILRSPHKYKDSREQFELRTHKRLIDIFNPSQKVVMSLMSIDIPAGVDIKIKI encoded by the coding sequence ATGGCAGAAAAAACATTGAGAATCAAATTGAAAGCGTACGATCATGACTTGGTAGACGAAGTAGCGAAGAAGATCGTGGACGTCGTCACCGCCAACGGTGCGAAGATCAGCGGGCCCATTCCCCTTCCCACCGACAAAGAGGTCATCACCATCTTGCGCAGCCCGCACAAGTACAAAGACAGCCGCGAGCAATTTGAACTGAGAACGCACAAGCGTCTTATCGACATCTTCAACCCCAGCCAAAAGGTGGTCATGAGCCTGATGAGCATCGACATCCCCGCCGGCGTGGACATCAAGATCAAGATCTGA
- the rplC gene encoding 50S ribosomal protein L3 — translation MNKAIVGKKLGMSQVFTAEGVVIPVTVVQAGPCPVIQVKTVEKDGYNAIKVAYEPAVARKVSGDQKASYKGVNRPTQGQYAKAGVEPMRYMRELQVDGEYEVGKVITCDVFQENDKVDVVGKTRGRGYTGVIQRWNHHRLPMSHGAGPVHREVGSMAANSDPSRVFKNKKMAGQYGNERVTIQNLTVVRVDAARNLLLIKGAIPGPKGGLVIVKTTVK, via the coding sequence ATGAATAAAGCAATCGTCGGAAAGAAATTAGGAATGAGCCAAGTCTTCACCGCAGAGGGCGTCGTAATCCCCGTGACTGTGGTGCAAGCGGGTCCCTGCCCCGTCATCCAAGTCAAGACGGTGGAGAAGGACGGCTACAATGCAATCAAAGTGGCGTACGAACCCGCCGTGGCACGCAAAGTGTCCGGTGACCAAAAAGCGTCCTACAAGGGCGTCAATCGTCCCACTCAAGGCCAATACGCCAAAGCGGGCGTCGAGCCCATGCGCTATATGCGCGAGCTTCAGGTGGACGGCGAGTACGAAGTCGGCAAGGTCATCACCTGCGACGTGTTCCAGGAGAACGACAAGGTCGACGTGGTCGGCAAGACCCGCGGTCGCGGTTACACCGGCGTCATCCAACGCTGGAACCATCATCGTTTGCCGATGAGCCACGGCGCCGGTCCCGTGCACAGAGAGGTCGGTTCTATGGCCGCCAACTCGGATCCCAGCCGCGTGTTCAAGAACAAGAAAATGGCAGGTCAATACGGTAACGAAAGAGTCACCATTCAAAACCTTACCGTCGTGCGTGTGGATGCAGCCCGCAACTTGTTGCTCATCAAGGGCGCCATCCCCGGCCCCAAGGGTGGTCTGGTCATCGTGAAGACCACGGTCAAATAG
- the rplD gene encoding 50S ribosomal protein L4: MISLKVYDKTAKEVGTLEVSEAVFGKEFTEKTESLIHQVVVAQLANRRQGTKSALTRTEVSGGGRKPWRQKGTGNARQGSIRAPQWTHGGVVFAPKPRDFSQKVNKTMRREAVKSALSIKVADGEIIVVDSLALNEAKTKEFAGILNNFGLDGRTLVVIAGEDEKLFRATNNIPNVTLIDSALINVYDIIVNGKCLITKAAMEAIDQAYGEEE; this comes from the coding sequence ATGATAAGCCTGAAAGTATATGACAAAACAGCAAAAGAAGTAGGCACTCTGGAAGTCAGCGAAGCGGTGTTCGGCAAAGAGTTTACCGAGAAAACCGAGTCCTTGATCCACCAAGTGGTCGTGGCGCAGTTGGCCAATCGCCGTCAAGGCACCAAGAGCGCTTTGACTCGTACCGAGGTTTCGGGCGGCGGCCGCAAGCCCTGGAGACAAAAGGGCACCGGCAACGCTCGTCAAGGCAGCATTCGCGCTCCTCAATGGACGCACGGCGGCGTGGTGTTCGCACCCAAACCCCGCGACTTCTCGCAAAAGGTCAACAAGACCATGCGCAGAGAGGCTGTCAAGAGCGCTTTGAGCATCAAAGTCGCCGACGGCGAAATCATCGTGGTGGACAGCCTGGCGCTCAACGAAGCCAAGACCAAAGAGTTCGCGGGCATTCTCAATAACTTCGGCTTGGACGGCCGCACCTTGGTCGTCATCGCCGGCGAAGACGAGAAACTTTTCCGCGCCACCAACAATATCCCCAACGTCACCTTGATTGACAGCGCACTTATCAACGTGTACGACATCATCGTCAACGGCAAGTGCCTCATCACCAAGGCCGCGATGGAAGCCATCGACCAAGCGTATGGCGAGGAGGAATAA
- the rplW gene encoding 50S ribosomal protein L23 yields the protein MNSYDIIIRPVLSEKSFDGIASKRYTFIVAPQANKTEIKKAVEEVFGVKVAKVNTVNYQGKMKRRGATQGRRPGYKKAIVTLTEDSKSIEYFESLN from the coding sequence ATGAACAGTTACGACATCATCATTCGTCCCGTCCTCTCCGAAAAGAGTTTTGACGGCATCGCAAGCAAAAGATACACCTTCATCGTCGCCCCTCAAGCCAACAAGACCGAGATCAAGAAGGCGGTGGAAGAAGTGTTCGGCGTCAAAGTCGCCAAAGTGAACACGGTCAACTACCAAGGTAAGATGAAACGTCGCGGCGCCACCCAAGGCAGACGCCCCGGCTACAAGAAAGCAATCGTCACTCTGACCGAAGACAGCAAATCGATCGAGTACTTCGAGAGCTTGAACTAA
- the rplB gene encoding 50S ribosomal protein L2: MAIKKYKPTTAARRNMSVSAFDEITKKTPERSLLVSLSKSGGRNATGRITVRHIGGGNRQKYRIIDFKRNKDNIPAKVAGIEYDPNRTANIALLVYADGEKRYILAPVGLNVGDTVVSGEDVDIKVGNCLPLRSIPVGTTVHNIELYAGRGGQIARSAGISAQLMAKEAKGAIVRMPSGEMRYIPLNCRATIGMVGNVDSEIVSLGKAGRKRHMGVRPTVRGVVMNPCDHPHGGGEGKSPIGMPTPVTPWGKPALGYKTRKKKKASNKMIIKRIN; the protein is encoded by the coding sequence ATGGCTATTAAGAAATACAAACCTACGACTGCGGCTCGCCGCAATATGTCGGTAAGCGCGTTTGACGAAATCACCAAGAAGACTCCCGAGCGTAGCTTGTTGGTGAGCTTGTCCAAGTCGGGCGGCCGCAATGCTACCGGTCGCATCACCGTTCGTCACATCGGCGGCGGCAACAGACAAAAATACAGAATCATCGACTTCAAGCGCAACAAGGACAACATCCCCGCCAAGGTCGCGGGCATCGAGTACGATCCCAACCGCACCGCCAACATCGCTTTGTTGGTCTACGCGGACGGTGAAAAGCGTTACATTCTCGCCCCCGTGGGCTTGAACGTCGGCGACACCGTGGTGTCGGGCGAAGACGTGGATATCAAAGTGGGCAACTGCTTGCCTTTGCGTTCCATTCCCGTCGGTACCACCGTGCACAACATCGAACTGTACGCCGGCCGCGGCGGTCAAATCGCCCGTTCCGCAGGCATCTCGGCGCAGTTGATGGCAAAAGAAGCGAAAGGCGCAATCGTGCGTATGCCCAGCGGCGAAATGCGTTATATCCCCCTGAATTGCCGCGCTACCATCGGTATGGTCGGCAACGTGGATAGCGAAATCGTCAGCCTCGGCAAAGCCGGTCGCAAACGTCACATGGGCGTCCGTCCCACCGTCCGCGGTGTGGTTATGAACCCCTGCGATCACCCGCACGGCGGCGGCGAAGGCAAATCCCCCATCGGTATGCCCACTCCCGTCACCCCTTGGGGCAAGCCTGCTTTGGGTTATAAGACTCGTAAGAAGAAGAAGGCCAGCAACAAGATGATCATTAAGCGCATCAATTAG
- the rpsS gene encoding 30S ribosomal protein S19 codes for MSRSVKKGPYCEERLLNRIIAMNEGKAEKKVVKTWSRSSTIFPDMVGHTIAVHDGRKHVPVYVTEDMVGCKLGEFAPTRTFKGHAGSKSASGK; via the coding sequence ATGAGTAGATCCGTAAAGAAAGGACCTTATTGTGAAGAAAGGTTATTGAATAGAATCATAGCGATGAATGAGGGCAAGGCCGAAAAGAAAGTGGTCAAGACTTGGTCGCGCAGCAGTACGATCTTCCCCGACATGGTCGGTCACACCATCGCCGTGCACGACGGCCGCAAACACGTCCCCGTGTACGTCACCGAAGATATGGTCGGTTGCAAACTCGGCGAGTTCGCCCCCACCCGTACGTTCAAAGGTCACGCCGGCAGCAAGTCTGCCAGCGGCAAATAA
- the rplV gene encoding 50S ribosomal protein L22 produces the protein MATRMREKAEKRKAQQAAFNATHAKAIARNVRISPFKVRVVLDVIRGMSYASAVATLKNTNKAASPVILKVLESAAANAENNNNLSKSDLVVAECYADQGPTLKRIQPVSKGRAHRILKRTSTITIILADATAE, from the coding sequence ATGGCAACCAGAATGAGAGAAAAAGCAGAAAAGCGTAAAGCCCAACAAGCGGCGTTCAACGCTACGCATGCCAAAGCCATTGCCCGCAACGTGCGCATTTCCCCCTTCAAAGTGAGAGTCGTCCTCGACGTCATTCGCGGTATGAGTTATGCGTCGGCGGTAGCCACCCTCAAGAACACCAACAAGGCAGCCAGCCCCGTCATTCTCAAAGTGCTGGAGTCCGCGGCGGCCAACGCCGAGAACAACAACAATTTGTCCAAGAGTGATTTGGTAGTCGCCGAGTGCTATGCGGACCAAGGTCCCACCTTGAAGCGCATCCAACCCGTCAGCAAGGGTAGAGCGCATCGCATCTTGAAGCGCACCAGCACCATCACCATTATCCTGGCAGACGCCACGGCAGAGTAA
- the rpsC gene encoding 30S ribosomal protein S3 produces the protein MGQKVNPNGLRIGVNKDWEAKWYAGKRTFSDYLVEDNQIRNYIKNVYKPAPLVRETIATEAPVQDGDNRPQRKVDNRPRISKIVIERCDQYIKVKVFTGRPGLLIGKEGSGVTALTNQVRKICAANKHSYKNYLIEFIAVKSVDADAQLVAEEIANQLEKRVSFRRAMKMCMKRAMQAGAKGIKTMVSGRLDGAEIARTEQYHEGSIPLQTLRADIDYGFAEAHTTYGRIGVKCWIYHGEVFAKKEKKGGNE, from the coding sequence ATGGGACAAAAAGTTAATCCTAACGGTTTGAGAATCGGTGTCAACAAAGATTGGGAAGCCAAATGGTACGCCGGCAAGCGCACCTTCAGCGACTATCTTGTGGAAGACAATCAAATTCGCAACTATATCAAGAACGTGTACAAGCCCGCTCCCTTGGTCAGAGAGACCATCGCGACCGAAGCGCCCGTACAAGACGGCGACAATCGCCCCCAACGCAAGGTGGACAACCGTCCCCGCATCAGCAAGATCGTCATCGAGCGCTGCGACCAATACATCAAGGTGAAAGTGTTCACCGGTCGTCCCGGCTTGCTCATCGGTAAGGAAGGCAGCGGCGTCACCGCCCTGACCAACCAAGTGAGGAAGATCTGCGCGGCCAACAAGCACAGCTACAAGAATTATCTCATCGAGTTCATCGCCGTCAAATCGGTGGACGCCGACGCCCAACTGGTGGCCGAAGAGATCGCCAACCAGCTGGAAAAACGCGTGAGCTTCCGTCGTGCGATGAAGATGTGCATGAAGCGTGCTATGCAAGCGGGTGCCAAGGGTATCAAGACCATGGTCAGCGGTCGTCTGGACGGCGCCGAGATCGCCCGTACCGAGCAATACCACGAGGGTAGCATTCCTCTTCAAACTCTGCGTGCCGACATCGACTACGGCTTTGCGGAGGCCCACACGACCTACGGTCGTATCGGCGTGAAGTGCTGGATCTACCACGGCGAAGTGTTTGCCAAGAAAGAGAAGAAAGGAGGCAATGAATAA
- the rplP gene encoding 50S ribosomal protein L16, with protein MLMPKRVKRRRQARGRMKGAAHKGNKIAYGEYGLVAAECGWITSNQIEAARVAMTRFTKRGGQVWIDIFPHKPITKKPAETRMGSGKGSVEYWVAVVKPGRVMFEIAGISEDIAREALRLASHKLPVKCKIVKKEEINEEGGEE; from the coding sequence ATGTTGATGCCTAAGAGAGTTAAGAGAAGACGTCAGGCTCGCGGTCGTATGAAAGGCGCTGCCCACAAGGGCAACAAGATCGCCTACGGCGAGTATGGCTTGGTCGCCGCCGAGTGCGGTTGGATCACCAGCAATCAAATAGAAGCGGCGCGTGTCGCTATGACCAGATTCACCAAGCGTGGCGGTCAGGTGTGGATCGATATCTTCCCCCACAAGCCCATCACCAAAAAGCCCGCCGAGACTCGTATGGGTAGCGGTAAAGGTTCGGTCGAATACTGGGTGGCCGTGGTCAAACCCGGCCGCGTGATGTTCGAAATAGCGGGCATCAGCGAGGATATCGCACGCGAAGCATTGCGCTTGGCATCGCACAAACTTCCCGTGAAGTGCAAGATCGTCAAGAAGGAAGAAATCAACGAAGAAGGCGGTGAAGAATAA
- the rpmC gene encoding 50S ribosomal protein L29: MKASEYAKMSTADLQSELAKLKAQLFNLRFQLAAGQLTNTGLLTSCKKDIARVSTVIRQRELNIAQEPTGKKAN, encoded by the coding sequence ATGAAAGCATCCGAATACGCAAAAATGAGCACGGCCGATTTGCAGAGCGAATTGGCCAAATTGAAGGCCCAGTTGTTCAATCTCCGTTTCCAACTGGCGGCGGGCCAACTGACCAATACGGGCTTGTTGACCTCCTGCAAAAAGGACATTGCGAGAGTGAGCACCGTTATTCGCCAACGCGAGTTGAATATCGCCCAAGAGCCCACCGGCAAGAAGGCTAACTAG
- the rpsQ gene encoding 30S ribosomal protein S17 — protein MAIERNLRKTRVGVVVSDKMDKTVVVALDVKYKHPLYKKTVKITKRYKAHDENNECKVGDTVEIAETRRLSADKNWRVVRILERAK, from the coding sequence ATGGCTATCGAAAGAAATTTGAGAAAAACCAGAGTGGGTGTCGTAGTGAGTGACAAAATGGACAAAACCGTGGTCGTCGCCCTCGACGTGAAATACAAACATCCTCTCTACAAAAAGACCGTTAAAATCACCAAGAGATACAAAGCCCACGACGAGAACAACGAGTGCAAAGTCGGGGACACGGTTGAGATCGCCGAGACTCGCCGTCTGTCCGCAGACAAGAATTGGCGCGTTGTACGCATCCTCGAGAGAGCGAAGTAA
- the rplN gene encoding 50S ribosomal protein L14, with product MIQPQSRLIAADNTGAKVLQCIKVMGGSFRKFGNIGDVIVASVKTATPGGTVKKGDVVKAVIVRTTKGIGRPDGSHIRFDDNAAVIIDAQKQPRGTRIFGPIARELRDKDYIKIISLAPEVL from the coding sequence ATGATACAACCCCAAAGTAGATTGATTGCTGCCGACAATACCGGCGCAAAAGTATTGCAATGTATCAAAGTAATGGGCGGTTCCTTCCGCAAGTTCGGCAATATCGGCGACGTCATCGTGGCCTCCGTCAAGACCGCCACCCCCGGCGGCACGGTTAAGAAAGGCGACGTGGTCAAAGCCGTTATCGTCCGTACCACCAAAGGTATCGGCCGTCCCGACGGTTCGCACATCCGTTTCGACGACAACGCGGCCGTCATCATCGACGCGCAAAAGCAGCCCCGCGGTACCCGCATCTTTGGACCCATCGCGCGTGAATTGAGAGATAAGGATTACATCAAAATTATCTCTTTGGCACCCGAAGTGCTGTAA